In one Serinus canaria isolate serCan28SL12 chromosome 2, serCan2020, whole genome shotgun sequence genomic region, the following are encoded:
- the TP53INP1 gene encoding tumor protein p53-inducible nuclear protein 1 isoform X2 has product MFQRLNNMLMGEIDSLSSQEPEFSEKEDDEWILVDFIDTCTNCSVEEADLVEAPATDSSPVFSCLSSPLEHLPEASESCFIQFESCPMEESWFITPPPCFTAGGLTTIKVETSPMENLLIEHPSMSVYAVHNTCHSLNETGCGDEEFHSPGSPRQEARNETGQRVHCYVTALATSSTFLEKNKSFRPTHWIKEHNERHYLNRNSLRRQNLTRDCHSRQIKHNGLFVHQPCQRQFNY; this is encoded by the exons ATGTTCCAGAGGTTAAATAACATGCTCATGGGAGAGATTGATAGCTTGTCCAGCCAAGAGCCAGAATTCAGTGAGAAGGAAGATGACGAGTGGATTCTGGTTGACTTTATAG ACACTTGCACTAATTGCTCTGTGGAGGAAGCAGACCTTGTTGAAGCACCGGCCACGGACAGCTCGCCCGTCTTCTCTTGTTTATCGTCTCCCTTGGAACACTTGCCGGAGGCCAGCGAGTCCTGCTTCATCCAGTTTGAGTCATGTCCTATGGAGGAGAGCTGGTTTATTACCCCTCCCCCGTGTTTCACTGCAGGTGGATTAACCACTATCAAAGTGGAGACCAGTCCGATGGAGAACCTCTTAATAGAGCATCCCAGCATGTCTGTGTATGCTGTCCACAATACCTGTCACAGCCTTAATGAGACTGGATGTGGGGATGAGGAATTTCACAGCCCAGGTAGTCCCAG ACAGGAGGCCCGAAATGAAACGGGACAGCGTGTTCACTGCTATGTCACGGCTCTTGCTACTAGTTCaacttttctggaaaaaaacaagagctTTCGTCCTACCCACTGGATAAAAGAACATAATGAAAGACACTATCTCAACAGGAACAGTCTGCGTCGCCAAAACCTTACCAGGGATTGCCACTCTCGGCAAATCAAGCACAACGGACTGTTTGTTCACCAGCCTTGCCAGCGTCAGTTCAATTACTGA
- the TP53INP1 gene encoding tumor protein p53-inducible nuclear protein 1 isoform X3, translating to MFQRLNNMLMGEIDSLSSQEPEFSEKEDDEWILVDFIDTCTNCSVEEADLVEAPATDSSPVFSCLSSPLEHLPEASESCFIQFESCPMEESWFITPPPCFTAGGLTTIKVETSPMENLLIEHPSMSVYAVHNTCHSLNETGCGDEEFHSPGSPRAKKSCLRHTGTTGGPK from the exons ATGTTCCAGAGGTTAAATAACATGCTCATGGGAGAGATTGATAGCTTGTCCAGCCAAGAGCCAGAATTCAGTGAGAAGGAAGATGACGAGTGGATTCTGGTTGACTTTATAG ACACTTGCACTAATTGCTCTGTGGAGGAAGCAGACCTTGTTGAAGCACCGGCCACGGACAGCTCGCCCGTCTTCTCTTGTTTATCGTCTCCCTTGGAACACTTGCCGGAGGCCAGCGAGTCCTGCTTCATCCAGTTTGAGTCATGTCCTATGGAGGAGAGCTGGTTTATTACCCCTCCCCCGTGTTTCACTGCAGGTGGATTAACCACTATCAAAGTGGAGACCAGTCCGATGGAGAACCTCTTAATAGAGCATCCCAGCATGTCTGTGTATGCTGTCCACAATACCTGTCACAGCCTTAATGAGACTGGATGTGGGGATGAGGAATTTCACAGCCCAGGTAGTCCCAG GGCCAAGAAAAGCTGCTTAAGGCACACTGGCACA ACAGGAGGCCCGAAATGA
- the TP53INP1 gene encoding tumor protein p53-inducible nuclear protein 1 isoform X1: MFQRLNNMLMGEIDSLSSQEPEFSEKEDDEWILVDFIADTCTNCSVEEADLVEAPATDSSPVFSCLSSPLEHLPEASESCFIQFESCPMEESWFITPPPCFTAGGLTTIKVETSPMENLLIEHPSMSVYAVHNTCHSLNETGCGDEEFHSPGSPRQEARNETGQRVHCYVTALATSSTFLEKNKSFRPTHWIKEHNERHYLNRNSLRRQNLTRDCHSRQIKHNGLFVHQPCQRQFNY; this comes from the exons ATGTTCCAGAGGTTAAATAACATGCTCATGGGAGAGATTGATAGCTTGTCCAGCCAAGAGCCAGAATTCAGTGAGAAGGAAGATGACGAGTGGATTCTGGTTGACTTTATAG CAGACACTTGCACTAATTGCTCTGTGGAGGAAGCAGACCTTGTTGAAGCACCGGCCACGGACAGCTCGCCCGTCTTCTCTTGTTTATCGTCTCCCTTGGAACACTTGCCGGAGGCCAGCGAGTCCTGCTTCATCCAGTTTGAGTCATGTCCTATGGAGGAGAGCTGGTTTATTACCCCTCCCCCGTGTTTCACTGCAGGTGGATTAACCACTATCAAAGTGGAGACCAGTCCGATGGAGAACCTCTTAATAGAGCATCCCAGCATGTCTGTGTATGCTGTCCACAATACCTGTCACAGCCTTAATGAGACTGGATGTGGGGATGAGGAATTTCACAGCCCAGGTAGTCCCAG ACAGGAGGCCCGAAATGAAACGGGACAGCGTGTTCACTGCTATGTCACGGCTCTTGCTACTAGTTCaacttttctggaaaaaaacaagagctTTCGTCCTACCCACTGGATAAAAGAACATAATGAAAGACACTATCTCAACAGGAACAGTCTGCGTCGCCAAAACCTTACCAGGGATTGCCACTCTCGGCAAATCAAGCACAACGGACTGTTTGTTCACCAGCCTTGCCAGCGTCAGTTCAATTACTGA